Proteins from a single region of Chanodichthys erythropterus isolate Z2021 chromosome 13, ASM2448905v1, whole genome shotgun sequence:
- the LOC137034104 gene encoding annexin A3-like, with product MADLWDDLESFANASPSFTAVPGERGTIKAKANFNVSEDVAALRKAIEGLGTTEKTLIEILTQRSSSQKQAISKAYQETTKRILVNDLKGDTHGKLEEVLVALARPPAVNDAKWIIEGIKGAGTDNSILIEILSSRTNKQIKELSAAYSEETKKTLIQNLKTEVSGDYGKAILLLAEGARDESTNVNANQAKEDAKALYNAGEKKMGTDESKFIEILCKRSFPHLRQTILEYKNISGKTLQKSIEKEMSGNLEKLLVAIVKCAVSTPAYFAEKLYKSMKGAGTDETTLTRVMVSRGEIDMLDIRAEYKKLYQSSLYKEINSDVSGSYGECLKMICGGED from the exons ATGGCAGACTTATGG GATGACTTGGAGAGTTTTGCGAATGCTTCCCCTTCTTTCACCGCAGTg CCAGGGGAGAGGGGTACCATTAAAGCCAAAGCTAACTTCAACGTCAGTGAAGATGTTGCAGCTCTTCGTAAAGCAATTGAAGGCTTAG GTACAACTGAGAAGACGTTGATAGAAATACTGACCCAGAGGAGCAGCAGTCAAAAGCAGGCTATTTCAAAGGCATACCAAGAAACCACAAAGAGG ATTCTTGTTAATGACTTGAAAGGCGACACTCATGGCAAGTTAGAAGAAGTGCTTGTTGCGCTCGCAAGACCTCCTGCAGTCAATGATGCTAAATGGATAATCGAAGGAATCAAA GGGGCTGGAACGGACAACAGTATCCTGATAGAAATTCTTTCCTCACGgacaaataaacaaatcaaGGAGCTGTCTGCAGCATATTCTGAGG AAACAAAGAAAACGCTGATACAGAACCTAAAGACCGAAGTTTCGGGAGATTATGGCAAAGCCATCCTTTTGCTTGCCGAG GGAGCGAGGGACGAGAGCACCAATGTGAATGCAAACCAGGCTAAAGAGGATGCAAAG GCCCTCTATAATGCGGGCGAGAAAAAAATGGGAACTGATGAGTCCAAGTTCATTGAGATCCTCTGTAAAAGGAGCTTCCCTCACCTGAGACAAA CAATATTGGAATATAAAAACATCAGTGGCAAGACTTTGCAGAAGAGCATCGAGAAGGAAATGTCTGGAAACCTGGAGAAGCTGCTGGTTGCTATTG TAAAGTGTGCAGTGAGTACTCCTGCATACTTTGCTGAAAAACTCTACAAAAGCATGAAG GGAGCAGGTACAGATGAAACCACTTTGACCAGAGTAATGGTCAGCCGTGGAGAGATCGACATGCTGGACATCAGAGCTGAATACAAGAAGCTCTATCAGTCTTCACTCTACAAGGAAATAAAT